Proteins found in one Sardina pilchardus chromosome 3, fSarPil1.1, whole genome shotgun sequence genomic segment:
- the si:ch73-248e21.5 gene encoding mucin-5AC isoform X1 has translation MSGDQVLYAQRRNMIWTLLSVGFCVCHVLAESTLSSLFNVNNTMATPGVNKHPYSQISTVTEASATSVVSDTTTAQTNTTTTKTLTADTNRTLTADKVDLTEGTTADPLVENTDISKTTLGLTTNSKPNTPKTDPYVLAAVTTPGPSIQQQATASYTSTEEHIATQSTGAGSTTAQRHTGPQPTPGPSPLGLEVTQGHLEATASSQPASPEPDRGITEGRTDSAPSEQTTIIDRSVNHTLPSEAALTQGLGHTHPSVSQTENSTQAGSESTESELRTDSMTTQSTRSYDANANMTSRVHLQLTTDGVTRTTTTTTTPNSTIFISLRTGAATAGPSAAPHAPTDFATDTSNTSLPVINSTSASDISIQLRTVTTTTTTTVKMTTGGGLRPEDLLTETKTNISGCTEGRPTHRLTCFLIIWGLALVASFFLGLSIFLWVRLSAVRRRSGRRETDTRRGGAGGAQRGATAVEEKGSLWANPRASVEERVEFWYHNGTMTNSSDRRRGPCEERRRSDRKGGKMNGGLWNQPKVTMSDITEFWYGRERPTGTILEEEEA, from the exons ATGAGCGGAGATCAG GTACTATACGCTCAGAGACGCAACATGATTTGGACGCTGCTTTCTGTGGGTTTTTGTGTCTGTCACGTCCTTGCTGAATCAACACTATCTTCCTTATTCAATGTGAATAACACCATGGCAACCCCAGGAGTAAACAAACATCCGTACAGTCAGATCAGTACGGTGACAGAAGCTTCTGCTACATCAGTGGTCAGTGACACAACAACAGCGCAAACAAATACAACAACCACAAAGACATTAACAGCAGATACCAACAGGACGCTCACAGCAGACAAAGTGGACCTCACTGAGGGAACAACAGCAGATCCATTGGTTGAAAACACAGACATTTCAAAAACAACTCTTGGACTGACAACAAACAGTAAGCCCAACACGCCGAAGACCGACCCTTATGTTTTGGCTGCCGTTACAACCCCCGGACCATCGATCCAACAGCAGGCGACAGCCTCTTACACCTCCACCGAGGAGCACATTGCCACTCAGAGCACAGGAGCAGGCTCAACCACAGCACAGCGGCACACAGGCCCCCAGCCCACACCAGGCCCCTCTCCGCTGGGGCTAGAGGTGACCCAGGGCCATCTGGAGGCCACAGCCAGCTCACAGCCAGCCTCCCCTGAGCCAGACCGGGGCATCACGGAGGGACGGACGGATTCGGCTCCATCCGAGCAGACGACGATAATCGATCGGAGTGTAAACCACACTTTGCCCAGTGAGGCGGCTCTGACTCAAGGCTTGGGCCACACCCACCCGTCTGTGTCTCAGACGGAGAACTCAACGCAGGCTGGGTCAGAGAGCACGGAGAGCGAGCTACGCACAGACAGCATGACAACACAGAGCACAAGGAGTTATGATGCAAATGCAAACATGACCTCAAGAGTCCATCTCCAACTAACCACTGATGGAGTCacacgcaccaccaccaccaccaccacacccaacAGCACGATATTCATCAGCCTCAGAACAGGAGCGGCGACTGCGGGTCCTTCCGCTGCCCCGCACGCTCCCACGGACTTTGCGACGGACACGTCCAACACCAGCCTGCCCGTCATCAACAGCACTTCAGCATCGGACATCTCCATTCAGCTGCGCACCGTgacgaccaccaccaccaccacggtgAAGATGACCACAGGAGGAGGCCTGAGGCCGGAGGATTTGCTGAccgaaaccaaaacaaacatctcGGGATGCACTGAGGGAAGGCCCACTCACAGGCTGACCTGCTTCCTCATCATCTGGGGCCTGGCCCTGGTCGCGTCCTTCTTCCTGGGCCTCAGCATCTTCCTGTGGGTCCGTCTGTCCgccgtgaggaggaggagcgggcgCCGGGAGACGGACACGcggagaggaggggcaggaggcGCGCAGAGAGGAGCCACCGCcgtggaggagaaggggagccTGTGGGCCAACCCGCGGGCCAGCGTCGAGGAGAGGGTGGAGTTCTGGTACCACAACGGCACCATGACCAACAGCAGCGACCGACGCAGAGGGCCGTGCGAGGAGCGAAGAAGGAGCGACAGAAAAGGGGGGAAGATGAACGGAGGCCTGTGGAATCAGCCTAAAGTGACTATGTCCGACATCACAGAGTTCTGGTACGGGAGGGAGAGGCCGACGGGGACGatactggaggaggaggaggcctag
- the si:ch73-248e21.5 gene encoding mucin-5AC isoform X2, translating to MVLYAQRRNMIWTLLSVGFCVCHVLAESTLSSLFNVNNTMATPGVNKHPYSQISTVTEASATSVVSDTTTAQTNTTTTKTLTADTNRTLTADKVDLTEGTTADPLVENTDISKTTLGLTTNSKPNTPKTDPYVLAAVTTPGPSIQQQATASYTSTEEHIATQSTGAGSTTAQRHTGPQPTPGPSPLGLEVTQGHLEATASSQPASPEPDRGITEGRTDSAPSEQTTIIDRSVNHTLPSEAALTQGLGHTHPSVSQTENSTQAGSESTESELRTDSMTTQSTRSYDANANMTSRVHLQLTTDGVTRTTTTTTTPNSTIFISLRTGAATAGPSAAPHAPTDFATDTSNTSLPVINSTSASDISIQLRTVTTTTTTTVKMTTGGGLRPEDLLTETKTNISGCTEGRPTHRLTCFLIIWGLALVASFFLGLSIFLWVRLSAVRRRSGRRETDTRRGGAGGAQRGATAVEEKGSLWANPRASVEERVEFWYHNGTMTNSSDRRRGPCEERRRSDRKGGKMNGGLWNQPKVTMSDITEFWYGRERPTGTILEEEEA from the exons ATG GTACTATACGCTCAGAGACGCAACATGATTTGGACGCTGCTTTCTGTGGGTTTTTGTGTCTGTCACGTCCTTGCTGAATCAACACTATCTTCCTTATTCAATGTGAATAACACCATGGCAACCCCAGGAGTAAACAAACATCCGTACAGTCAGATCAGTACGGTGACAGAAGCTTCTGCTACATCAGTGGTCAGTGACACAACAACAGCGCAAACAAATACAACAACCACAAAGACATTAACAGCAGATACCAACAGGACGCTCACAGCAGACAAAGTGGACCTCACTGAGGGAACAACAGCAGATCCATTGGTTGAAAACACAGACATTTCAAAAACAACTCTTGGACTGACAACAAACAGTAAGCCCAACACGCCGAAGACCGACCCTTATGTTTTGGCTGCCGTTACAACCCCCGGACCATCGATCCAACAGCAGGCGACAGCCTCTTACACCTCCACCGAGGAGCACATTGCCACTCAGAGCACAGGAGCAGGCTCAACCACAGCACAGCGGCACACAGGCCCCCAGCCCACACCAGGCCCCTCTCCGCTGGGGCTAGAGGTGACCCAGGGCCATCTGGAGGCCACAGCCAGCTCACAGCCAGCCTCCCCTGAGCCAGACCGGGGCATCACGGAGGGACGGACGGATTCGGCTCCATCCGAGCAGACGACGATAATCGATCGGAGTGTAAACCACACTTTGCCCAGTGAGGCGGCTCTGACTCAAGGCTTGGGCCACACCCACCCGTCTGTGTCTCAGACGGAGAACTCAACGCAGGCTGGGTCAGAGAGCACGGAGAGCGAGCTACGCACAGACAGCATGACAACACAGAGCACAAGGAGTTATGATGCAAATGCAAACATGACCTCAAGAGTCCATCTCCAACTAACCACTGATGGAGTCacacgcaccaccaccaccaccaccacacccaacAGCACGATATTCATCAGCCTCAGAACAGGAGCGGCGACTGCGGGTCCTTCCGCTGCCCCGCACGCTCCCACGGACTTTGCGACGGACACGTCCAACACCAGCCTGCCCGTCATCAACAGCACTTCAGCATCGGACATCTCCATTCAGCTGCGCACCGTgacgaccaccaccaccaccacggtgAAGATGACCACAGGAGGAGGCCTGAGGCCGGAGGATTTGCTGAccgaaaccaaaacaaacatctcGGGATGCACTGAGGGAAGGCCCACTCACAGGCTGACCTGCTTCCTCATCATCTGGGGCCTGGCCCTGGTCGCGTCCTTCTTCCTGGGCCTCAGCATCTTCCTGTGGGTCCGTCTGTCCgccgtgaggaggaggagcgggcgCCGGGAGACGGACACGcggagaggaggggcaggaggcGCGCAGAGAGGAGCCACCGCcgtggaggagaaggggagccTGTGGGCCAACCCGCGGGCCAGCGTCGAGGAGAGGGTGGAGTTCTGGTACCACAACGGCACCATGACCAACAGCAGCGACCGACGCAGAGGGCCGTGCGAGGAGCGAAGAAGGAGCGACAGAAAAGGGGGGAAGATGAACGGAGGCCTGTGGAATCAGCCTAAAGTGACTATGTCCGACATCACAGAGTTCTGGTACGGGAGGGAGAGGCCGACGGGGACGatactggaggaggaggaggcctag
- the unc119.2 gene encoding protein unc-119, with product MENLDDKELESDEEEYQYPALETEDEGQETGQETEMVGEGEEEGELLDWNGFITGEMDEVEGDLWPDWKPTGPVTPEQVLRLAGYTRAYLCSPEDNVYNISFSHFKIRDVDSGAIILDIKKHCPTEITGEQQQQQQQEPGRFIRYHFSPAFLAIREIGATLEFIVGTKAVHKFRLIERHYFRNLLLKSFDFEIGFCIPDSRNTCEHIYTVPQLDPEIVEEMIACPYETRSDSFYFANNKLIMHHKAEYSFCPKRDVFVRESS from the exons ATGGAGAACCTAGATGACAAAGAGCTGGAGAGCGATGAGGAAGAATATCAGTATCCCGCGCTGGAGACGGAGGACGAGGGCCAGGAGACAGGGCAGGAGACGGAGATGGTgggggaaggggaagaggagggcgaGCTGTTGGACTGGAACGGCTTCATCACGGGGGAGATGGACGAGGTGGAGGGGGACCTGTGGCCCGACTGGAAGCCCACGGGCCCGGTGACACCGGAGCAGGTCCTGAGACTAGCGGGATACACGCGGG CTTACTTGTGCTCTCCTGAGGATAATGTTTACAACATCAGCTTCTCGCACTTCAAAATAAGGGACGTGGACAGTGGCGCCATCATTCTGGATATCAAAAAACACTGTCCAACAG AGATCACTggcgagcagcagcagcagcagcagcaggagccagGGAGATTTATTCGATATCACTTTTCACCTGCTTTCCTTGCCATCAGGGAGATCGGAGCCAC GTTGGAGTTTATAGTGGGAACCAAAGCAGTGCACAAATTCCGGCTCATTGAGAGGCATTACTTCCGAAACCTGCTCCTTAAAAGCTTCGACTTTGAGATTGGTTTCTGCATCCCAGACAGCAGAAACACCTGCGAGCACATCTACACTGTGCCTCAGCTGGACCCAGAGATAG TTGAAGAGATGATAGCGTGCCCGTATGAGACACGGTCGGACAGCTTCTACTTTGCGAATAACAAACTGATCATGCACCACAAAGCCGAATACTCCTTCTGCCCGAAACGAGACGTGTTCGTAAGAGAGTCCTCCTGA
- the mmp25a gene encoding matrix metalloproteinase-25 (The sequence of the model RefSeq protein was modified relative to this genomic sequence to represent the inferred CDS: added 110 bases not found in genome assembly) — MTFYVLLVVGLILPSISSALPALTVDHYSRGVDWLSRYGYLPPADVRTGRLHTKETIERALREMQRFAGLQETGTLDRATLALMDKPRCSLPDIIGTDLRRRRKRSRKRSRKKRYSLTGLRWYKTNITWSVRSFPSPARSPWLRPELVEMLLTYALRVWGEHTPLRFHMVHPRPGELRQDVDIEVSFERGYHNDGYPFDGRGGTLAHAFFPGTGDMAGNTHFDDGEHWSYGDVNGTTDLFAVAVHEFGHALGLSHSSFLPSIMRPYYQGSVGDFRSYLLPYDDKLGIQTLYGKGVRTQPTPVMPEMPSIPIPARPTDYPMPAFPDRCEGGYDAIANIRGEVFFFRGKYFWRVQHSGSLLSFIPALIKNFWIGLPSTLERIDAVYERANGKIVFFSGDKYWVFKDRTALPDYPRPLADWGMRTLAGHVPTRLEAAFVWAHNGKTYLFGGGEFWRFDETGAGMRQEVGYPKLATLWNGVPAHPDDIISWGDGDTYFFKGSSYWVLGRGGLNEGLIKAKSTAVDWMKCDPPGAEPTPTTHVTASCFCSKGLAHTTTALPWITTLALAVTCPILLF; from the exons ATGACCTTTTACGTGCTTCTTGTGGTCGGACTAATACTTCCCAGCATCTCTTCAGCGCTCCCTGCTCTAACTGTGGACCACTATTCCCGTGGAGTG GACTGGCTGAGCCGCTATGGCTACTTGCCTCCTGCCGATGTACGGACTGGGAGACTTCACACCAAGGAGACCATTGAGAGAGCCTTGAGAGAGATGCAGCGCTTTGCTGGGCTGCAGGAAACAGGAACTCTTG AGATACAGTCTGACAGGTCTTAGATGGTATAAAACAAACATCACTTGGAG CGTGCGGAGCTTCCCGTCGCCCGCTCGCTCCCCCTGGCTGCGTCCAGAGCTGGTGGAGATGCTCCTGACCTACGCCCTGCGCGTCTGGGGTGAGCACACCCCCCTGCGCTTCCACATGGTGCACCCCAGACCAGGAGAACTGCGGCAGGACGTGGACATAGAGGTGTCCTTCGAACGTGGCTACCATAATGACGGATATCCCTTCGATGGCCGAGGGGGGACGCTGGCCCATGCATTCTTTCCCGGGACAGGGGACATGGCGGGGAACACCCACTTTGATGACGGGGAACACTGGAGCTATGGAG ATGTCAATGGAACCACAGACCTGTTTGCGGTGGCTGTCCATGAGTTTGGCCATGCTTTGggtctctcccactcctccttccttccatccATCATGAGGCCCTACTATCAGGGCTCAGTGGGAGACTTCCGTAGCTACTTACTGCCTTATGATGACAAGCTGGGGATACAGACACTCTATG GGAAAGGTGTTCGGACACAGCCTACACCTGTGATGCCAGAGATGCCATCCATTCCCATACCTGCGAGACCAACTGATTA TCCAATGCCTGCCTTTCCTGATCGTTGTGAAGGAGGTTATGATGCCATAGCCAATATCAGAGGAGAGGTCTTCTTTTTCAGGG gGAAATACTTCTGGCGGGTCCAGCACTCAGGCTCCCTGTTGTCCTTCATCCCTGCTTTGATAAAGAACTTCTGGATTGGTCTTCCTTCCACCTTGGAGAGAATAGATGCCGTCTATGAGAGGGCCAATGGAAAAATAGTTTTTTTCAGTG GCGATAAGTACTGGGTGTTTAAGGACAGGACGGCGCTCCCTGACTACCCTCGTCCACTGGCGGACTGGGGCATGCGGACACTGGCAGGACATGTGCCGACCAGACTGGAGGCAGCATTCGTGTGGGCTCACAATGGGAAGACGTACCTGTTCGGCGGTGGAGAGTTCTGGAGGTTTGACGAGACAGGTGCTGGCAtgagacaggaagtgggctATCCTAAATTAGCCACACTTTGGAATGGGGTGCCTGCACATCCAGATGACATCATCAGCTGGGGAGATG GAGACACGTATTTCTTCAAGGGCTCTTCTTACTGGGTGCTTGGACGAGGAGGGCTGAACGAAGGGCTCATCAAGGCAAAATCTACTGCAGttgactggatgaaatgtgacCCTCCAGGTGCAGAGCCCACCCCCACAACCCATGTGACTGCATCCTGCTTTTGCTCTAAAGGCCTGGCTCACACCACCACAGCGCTGCCCTGGATCACCACTCTGGCCCTGGCTGTCACCTGCCCAATTTTACTATTTTGA